The following are encoded in a window of Fretibacter rubidus genomic DNA:
- a CDS encoding WecB/TagA/CpsF family glycosyltransferase, which produces MSAVKKIIPPQPRGIDRRAEPRQGQTDWRVNPRSYDFVGTTFDPLTPMQTLSRCKWITLDHGFRYIVTPNVDHIVRLSKEPDVFTPLYDTAWISVCDSRILELLAHFSGIPLRAVPGSDLTQQLFDNVITKDDPITVIGADAEIIEIVKAKYGLSNIYHYEPPMGLRHKPDAVADTAQFIADHPSRYVFICVGSPQQEMVAKAALERGDCVGLGLCVGASLDFLGGRVKRAPKWMQSARLEWLYRLGSEPGRLWKRYLIEGPKVFGIWLRWSLSRKKTKLN; this is translated from the coding sequence ATGAGTGCTGTCAAAAAAATTATTCCGCCGCAACCGCGCGGCATCGACAGGCGCGCAGAACCTCGCCAAGGGCAAACCGATTGGCGGGTCAATCCGCGCTCTTATGATTTTGTCGGCACGACCTTTGATCCACTCACGCCGATGCAGACCTTGTCGCGTTGTAAATGGATCACTTTGGACCATGGTTTTCGCTATATTGTGACGCCGAATGTTGATCACATCGTGCGCCTCTCTAAAGAGCCCGACGTCTTTACCCCGCTTTATGATACGGCGTGGATATCCGTTTGCGATAGTCGCATCTTGGAATTACTAGCGCATTTTTCGGGTATTCCCTTGCGCGCCGTTCCGGGATCTGACCTAACGCAGCAGCTCTTTGATAATGTCATCACAAAAGATGACCCCATCACAGTCATTGGGGCCGATGCAGAGATTATCGAGATTGTAAAAGCCAAATACGGGCTGAGTAACATCTATCATTATGAGCCGCCCATGGGCCTACGCCACAAACCCGATGCGGTCGCGGATACGGCACAATTTATCGCCGATCACCCATCGCGTTATGTCTTTATTTGCGTGGGTAGCCCGCAACAAGAAATGGTCGCCAAGGCGGCGCTAGAGCGCGGCGATTGTGTCGGCCTTGGTCTTTGTGTCGGGGCAAGCCTTGATTTTCTCGGTGGGCGTGTGAAACGCGCGCCGAAATGGATGCAATCCGCGCGGCTAGAATGGCTATACCGATTGGGATCAGAACCCGGACGTCTGTGGAAACGTTACCTTATTGAGGGCCCAAAAGTCTTTGGAATTTGGCTGCGGTGGTCGCTGTCTAGGAAGAAAACTAAGCTAAATTAG
- a CDS encoding P-loop NTPase, translated as MSYSEAAALSALKDISDPISGRDIVSAGLLGDLSFKAGVLRAILLIDPARAKDYGPVREAMEAALKTLPGIDRASVLMTAHKSAPAVTKPRPNASGEAPKRSGNPHQARRPEGYQGDAHVKKTIAISSAKGGVGKSTVSVNLAVALARMGKSVGLLDADIHGPSAPIVLGLKGARATTVRVQDRPLIKPLEAYGIKAMSIGFLTKDDGPIIWRGPMVQGAMSKMLWDCDWGELDVLLIDMPPGTGDAQLGLAQDIKPDGAVIVSTPQDLALADARKGVMMFEKVDIPIVGVVENMSIFTCPDCGATHNIFGGGGAEAEAKTMKVPFLGAAPLAMSIRESGDSGVPVAATDDAAADYFKVMAEKLLANLA; from the coding sequence ATGAGCTATTCCGAAGCCGCCGCTTTATCCGCCTTAAAAGATATATCTGACCCCATCTCTGGCCGCGATATTGTTTCGGCGGGACTGCTCGGTGATTTATCGTTTAAGGCCGGAGTGCTGCGCGCGATATTGTTGATTGATCCTGCGCGCGCCAAAGATTACGGCCCTGTGCGAGAGGCGATGGAAGCGGCACTGAAAACCCTGCCCGGTATAGACCGCGCCTCTGTGTTAATGACAGCGCATAAATCCGCTCCTGCCGTGACCAAGCCCCGACCCAATGCGAGCGGTGAGGCGCCCAAACGCAGCGGCAATCCGCATCAGGCTCGCCGTCCAGAGGGTTATCAAGGCGACGCCCATGTTAAAAAAACAATCGCGATTAGCTCGGCCAAAGGCGGCGTAGGTAAGTCGACTGTGTCTGTTAATCTGGCTGTGGCGCTGGCCCGCATGGGGAAATCTGTCGGTTTGCTCGACGCGGATATTCACGGGCCAAGTGCGCCCATTGTGCTGGGGCTGAAAGGCGCGCGCGCAACGACTGTGCGTGTTCAAGACAGACCGCTGATAAAGCCGCTGGAGGCCTACGGCATAAAGGCCATGTCGATTGGGTTTTTGACCAAGGATGACGGGCCGATTATCTGGCGCGGGCCGATGGTGCAAGGCGCGATGTCAAAAATGCTTTGGGATTGCGATTGGGGGGAGCTTGATGTGCTTCTTATTGATATGCCGCCCGGGACAGGGGACGCGCAACTTGGTCTGGCCCAAGACATTAAACCTGACGGCGCAGTCATCGTTTCAACGCCGCAGGATTTGGCGCTGGCGGATGCGCGCAAAGGGGTGATGATGTTTGAAAAAGTCGATATTCCAATCGTGGGCGTGGTCGAAAATATGTCGATCTTCACCTGTCCTGATTGCGGCGCGACCCATAATATTTTTGGTGGCGGCGGGGCTGAGGCTGAGGCCAAGACCATGAAGGTGCCGTTCCTTGGCGCTGCGCCTTTGGCTATGTCTATCCGAGAGTCAGGCGATAGCGGCGTTCCTGTTGCGGCAACAGACGATGCGGCGGCGGATTATTTCAAGGTGATGGCAGAAAAATTACTGGCTAATTTAGCTTAG
- a CDS encoding response regulator, producing the protein MATILYAEDDNAMRGFFEKALEKAGHHVIACADGERALRALKFADGAFDLLLTDIMMPGLDGIELAKQAETLSPGIKIMFITGFAAVAMNDPQAAESTVLSKPVHLRQLVNEVDKLIAA; encoded by the coding sequence ATGGCAACGATTTTATACGCAGAAGATGATAATGCGATGCGCGGCTTTTTTGAAAAAGCGCTGGAAAAAGCGGGCCACCACGTCATTGCATGTGCGGACGGCGAACGGGCCTTGCGCGCGCTTAAATTTGCCGACGGTGCGTTTGATCTCCTGCTCACCGATATTATGATGCCTGGCCTTGACGGGATTGAACTGGCCAAACAGGCCGAAACCCTATCTCCTGGTATCAAAATTATGTTCATCACAGGCTTCGCCGCCGTCGCTATGAACGACCCACAAGCGGCTGAATCCACCGTGCTGTCAAAGCCCGTGCATCTGCGCCAATTGGTCAATGAGGTCGATAAGCTGATTGCGGCTTAA
- a CDS encoding N-formylglutamate amidohydrolase, whose protein sequence is MRKWTQMGEERDTIRAMTPAFAVARPKVWDSPLIFASPHSGACYPDSFIRRSARSLTELRRNEDAYIDALLSCVPDFGAPLLSANFPRCYVDANRAPDEMPPGWAGASEKLTARAKAGFGVIPLIIAEGEPIYKDPLPEAVAALRMDALYHPYHAALRALITEAQDSFGQALVIDCHSMPGFAPMGARRADIVLGDRYGLSCAPHVMNIIETAFTARGLSVTRNYPYAGGYVTSHYGTPSVGVEAVQIEVNRDLYQNAVTLKAKPKPYQKLACDLADIFEDITTQLKSKSLPLAAE, encoded by the coding sequence ATGCGTAAATGGACACAAATGGGCGAGGAGCGCGACACAATTCGCGCTATGACGCCTGCCTTTGCCGTTGCGCGGCCCAAGGTTTGGGACAGCCCACTTATTTTCGCCAGCCCCCATTCTGGCGCCTGTTACCCCGATAGCTTTATCCGCCGCAGCGCGCGCAGCCTGACAGAGCTTCGCCGTAATGAGGACGCCTATATTGACGCGCTTTTGTCATGCGTGCCTGATTTCGGCGCGCCGCTATTATCCGCTAACTTCCCGCGCTGCTATGTTGATGCCAATCGCGCCCCTGATGAAATGCCGCCGGGTTGGGCGGGGGCGTCTGAAAAATTAACAGCGCGCGCCAAAGCGGGCTTTGGTGTTATCCCGCTGATCATCGCAGAGGGCGAACCTATTTATAAAGACCCACTGCCTGAAGCGGTTGCTGCCCTGCGCATGGACGCGCTTTATCATCCCTATCACGCGGCTTTGCGCGCGTTAATTACAGAGGCCCAAGATAGCTTTGGACAGGCGCTGGTCATTGATTGTCATTCCATGCCGGGCTTTGCCCCCATGGGTGCACGGCGCGCCGATATTGTACTGGGCGACCGATATGGTCTGTCCTGCGCACCGCATGTCATGAATATCATAGAGACAGCCTTTACCGCGCGCGGCCTATCGGTGACACGCAATTATCCTTATGCGGGCGGTTATGTCACCAGCCATTACGGCACACCCAGCGTCGGCGTCGAGGCGGTGCAAATAGAAGTTAATCGCGACCTGTATCAGAACGCGGTGACGTTAAAGGCTAAACCAAAACCCTATCAAAAGCTCGCGTGTGATTTGGCAGATATTTTTGAAGACATCACAACGCAGCTTAAATCCAAATCCCTTCCCCTTGCCGCTGAATAA
- a CDS encoding helix-turn-helix domain-containing protein — protein MTNEIDDFVGKRLRRRRRLLGLTQQSLGEMVGIRFQQIQKYECGANRVSAARLFELAEALGVPVQYFYDGLSDRDMFSDDPFPEFLAPDVLSKKETMDLVRAYYSMGPEPRKHFLDLAKSLEASDGKAPLRLVAP, from the coding sequence ATGACCAATGAAATTGATGACTTTGTCGGCAAACGCCTTCGTCGCCGCCGCCGCCTCTTGGGTCTGACCCAACAATCACTCGGTGAAATGGTTGGTATCCGGTTCCAGCAAATTCAAAAATATGAATGCGGCGCCAACCGTGTCTCTGCAGCGCGTTTGTTTGAACTGGCCGAAGCGCTGGGCGTGCCGGTGCAATATTTTTATGACGGCCTGTCTGACCGCGATATGTTTTCAGATGACCCCTTTCCAGAATTTTTGGCCCCTGATGTGCTGTCCAAGAAAGAAACAATGGACCTCGTGCGGGCCTATTATTCTATGGGCCCAGAGCCGCGGAAACATTTCCTTGATTTGGCCAAATCATTGGAAGCGTCTGACGGCAAAGCCCCTCTGCGGTTAGTCGCGCCGTAA
- a CDS encoding inositol monophosphatase family protein, with product MSTPYPLKSVTAPEDEFNARLALFDALKSAARDITLPLFTDGMQVQNKASGSDFDPVTNADVEGERRLRALITNTLADDSIEGEELPDITGCNDWLWTLDPIDGTRAFVAGVPVWSTLVALSYRGVPVIGMIDHPAMGQCFMGITHADQSEAWRLDDNGTKTVLSTRGRDALSNCTLGCTEPLAMLGPGELAAYNIIRRGCAFSRLGLDAFGYGLVASGRMDIIIEALLKPCDVRALMPVVHGAGGRITNWHGGSPVNGGRVVCVGDAGLLPELYTYLGRAMTP from the coding sequence ATGAGCACACCCTACCCCCTAAAATCTGTCACCGCGCCCGAGGACGAATTTAACGCACGGCTGGCCCTCTTTGACGCGCTAAAGTCGGCTGCGCGTGATATCACGCTGCCGCTATTTACGGACGGCATGCAGGTTCAAAACAAGGCCAGCGGCAGTGATTTTGATCCTGTTACCAATGCCGATGTTGAAGGCGAGAGACGCCTTCGCGCCCTTATTACAAACACATTAGCCGATGACAGCATAGAGGGCGAAGAACTCCCCGATATTACAGGCTGCAATGACTGGCTCTGGACGTTGGATCCCATCGACGGGACGCGCGCCTTTGTTGCCGGTGTCCCCGTTTGGAGCACGCTGGTCGCGCTGTCTTACCGCGGCGTGCCCGTCATTGGCATGATTGATCATCCCGCCATGGGGCAGTGTTTTATGGGTATCACCCACGCAGACCAATCAGAAGCATGGCGCCTTGATGATAACGGCACAAAAACCGTCCTATCAACACGAGGACGCGACGCGCTATCGAACTGCACTTTGGGGTGCACGGAACCGCTGGCGATGCTCGGCCCGGGGGAATTGGCGGCCTATAATATTATCCGCCGGGGATGTGCCTTTTCACGGCTGGGGCTGGATGCCTTTGGTTACGGCTTGGTCGCCAGTGGCCGTATGGATATTATCATAGAGGCGCTGTTAAAGCCGTGCGATGTGCGCGCCCTCATGCCTGTTGTTCATGGTGCAGGTGGGCGGATTACGAATTGGCACGGCGGGTCGCCCGTTAACGGGGGCCGCGTGGTCTGTGTTGGGGACGCCGGATTATTGCCCGAGCTTTACACCTATTTAGGACGGGCCATGACGCCTTAA
- a CDS encoding alpha/beta fold hydrolase gives MRGTLNFETAKVARPHGRPLPDALEKRAKFYRVPIPHSDEKSGPPVTLRVMLATAASDHPRGSIIMCPGRTEFIEKYFETVVDLIGRGFNVLVFDPRGQGLSDRLIDDPLKSYVRDFQDYADDMAALTDIFTPLLPKPHILMGHSMGGCVALQAVISGVSNPSAVVCSAPMLGLFDLDSPLIWAVKALSALGMSKHDLPFQKGRQGLPVPFEGNKLTSDRARYDSWAAYFQNIPELRLGPPTYGWICAALRAMRFVNKNADKVKVPHLIIAAGGDPIVDPASNEDFARASGGRFENVKGAMHELFLERDEYRDQFLAHFDSFMAENAL, from the coding sequence ATGCGGGGAACCCTGAATTTTGAGACGGCCAAAGTGGCGCGTCCCCATGGTCGGCCCTTGCCCGATGCGCTTGAAAAGCGTGCCAAGTTTTACCGCGTTCCTATCCCTCATTCGGATGAAAAATCTGGCCCCCCTGTCACCTTACGCGTCATGTTGGCGACGGCGGCATCTGATCATCCGCGCGGTTCGATTATTATGTGTCCAGGGCGCACGGAGTTTATTGAAAAATATTTTGAAACTGTCGTCGACCTGATTGGGCGCGGGTTTAATGTTTTGGTTTTTGATCCGCGAGGCCAAGGATTATCAGACCGTTTGATTGACGACCCGCTGAAAAGCTATGTCCGTGATTTCCAAGATTACGCCGATGACATGGCGGCATTGACTGATATTTTTACACCGCTTTTGCCAAAACCCCATATCCTTATGGGTCACAGCATGGGCGGATGCGTGGCCTTGCAGGCCGTAATTAGCGGCGTTTCAAACCCGTCGGCTGTGGTGTGCTCTGCGCCAATGCTTGGCTTGTTTGATCTCGACTCGCCGCTGATTTGGGCCGTCAAAGCCCTATCGGCTTTGGGGATGTCAAAGCATGACTTGCCGTTTCAAAAAGGCCGCCAAGGTCTGCCCGTGCCGTTTGAGGGCAATAAGCTGACCTCTGACCGTGCGCGCTATGACAGTTGGGCGGCCTATTTCCAAAATATCCCAGAGCTGCGCCTGGGCCCGCCGACCTATGGTTGGATTTGTGCGGCCCTGCGCGCCATGCGGTTCGTGAATAAAAACGCCGATAAAGTCAAAGTCCCGCATTTGATTATCGCGGCGGGCGGCGACCCCATTGTCGACCCGGCGTCTAATGAAGATTTCGCCCGCGCCTCTGGCGGACGGTTTGAAAATGTCAAAGGCGCGATGCATGAATTATTCCTAGAGCGAGACGAATACCGCGATCAATTCCTCGCCCATTTCGACAGTTTCATGGCTGAAAACGCGCTTTAG
- a CDS encoding SCP2 sterol-binding domain-containing protein, which translates to MTNEEIVAKMNEALGKAGGLDKSVKFDFGDDGQVFASGTEAVAEDKDADCTISVSKDDFIALASGNLDPMMAFMSGKLKVAGDMSVAMGLQSLFSSM; encoded by the coding sequence ATGACGAATGAAGAGATTGTCGCAAAAATGAACGAAGCCCTCGGCAAAGCTGGTGGCCTTGATAAATCTGTGAAATTTGATTTTGGCGATGACGGCCAAGTTTTCGCCTCTGGTACTGAGGCGGTTGCCGAAGACAAAGACGCCGATTGCACAATCTCGGTCAGCAAAGATGATTTCATCGCGCTGGCCTCGGGCAATTTGGATCCGATGATGGCCTTTATGTCCGGCAAATTAAAAGTGGCAGGCGATATGTCTGTGGCGATGGGCTTACAAAGCCTGTTTTCCTCTATGTAG
- a CDS encoding class I SAM-dependent methyltransferase, which produces MTSLKTLLISGLSATALVLTACSNSTSAPDAPVAEVAAPATLAEVIAHPRRADDTARDQFRNPQATLDFFGLEPGMNVGEVWPGWYTKIIAPYLAENGGTYTAILYQEAGSERAVKRNAAFAEAYVGAEGYGTINTASFGKNPTPITDPNSLDMILTFRNVHNWMGGDYADKAFADFYAALKPGGILGVVEHRLPETAVQNPTGRTGYVQESYMKALAKDAGFEFVDSSEVNANPKDTADHPMGVWTLLPRSATPKEGSPEADGFDAALYKNIGESDRATLKFRKPL; this is translated from the coding sequence ATGACATCGCTAAAAACGCTTTTAATTTCAGGACTTAGTGCCACCGCACTGGTTCTAACAGCTTGCTCTAATTCGACGTCTGCGCCCGATGCGCCTGTCGCTGAGGTCGCCGCGCCCGCTACTTTGGCCGAAGTTATCGCCCATCCGCGCCGCGCGGATGACACAGCCCGCGACCAATTTCGTAATCCCCAAGCGACGCTCGACTTTTTTGGCCTGGAACCCGGTATGAATGTCGGTGAAGTCTGGCCCGGTTGGTACACAAAAATTATCGCGCCTTATCTGGCTGAAAACGGCGGCACTTACACCGCAATTCTGTATCAAGAGGCGGGCAGCGAACGCGCCGTAAAACGCAACGCCGCCTTTGCCGAGGCCTATGTTGGGGCCGAGGGATACGGCACAATTAATACGGCTAGCTTTGGTAAAAACCCGACGCCAATCACGGATCCAAATAGTCTGGATATGATCCTGACCTTCCGCAATGTGCATAACTGGATGGGCGGCGATTACGCGGATAAAGCCTTTGCTGATTTTTACGCGGCCCTAAAACCCGGCGGTATTTTGGGCGTGGTCGAACACCGCTTGCCTGAAACGGCGGTGCAAAACCCCACGGGCCGCACGGGCTATGTGCAAGAAAGTTATATGAAAGCGCTGGCTAAAGACGCAGGATTTGAGTTTGTGGACAGCTCAGAAGTCAACGCCAACCCCAAAGATACCGCCGATCACCCGATGGGCGTTTGGACATTGCTGCCGCGTTCAGCCACCCCGAAAGAGGGCTCACCAGAGGCTGACGGCTTTGATGCAGCGCTGTATAAAAACATCGGTGAAAGCGACCGCGCCACGCTTAAATTTAGAAAGCCGCTTTAA
- a CDS encoding Hsp20 family protein: MMRTYDFTPLYRNFVGFDRMANLIDAASQSAASQNAYPPYNVVQLSDDEYRIELAVAGFTEGDFDIETKDNVLTVTASKTAALADNDDVQYLHRGIAERGFERRFQLADHVRVEAASLENGLLTLSLLREIPEALKPRKIAIGSDTTAKPRNRGEKLIDAKPSGKGKAA; the protein is encoded by the coding sequence ATGATGCGTACTTATGATTTTACACCCCTTTACCGTAATTTTGTCGGCTTTGACCGCATGGCCAATTTAATTGATGCCGCGAGCCAATCCGCCGCCAGCCAAAATGCCTATCCACCCTATAACGTCGTTCAATTATCTGATGACGAATACCGCATTGAATTGGCCGTCGCTGGATTTACAGAAGGCGACTTTGACATAGAGACCAAAGACAATGTCTTGACCGTCACGGCGTCGAAAACCGCCGCCTTGGCCGATAATGACGATGTTCAGTACCTGCACCGCGGTATCGCAGAGCGGGGGTTTGAACGCCGCTTTCAACTGGCTGATCACGTGCGAGTTGAAGCCGCAAGCCTGGAGAACGGCCTATTGACCCTATCCCTGCTGCGCGAAATTCCGGAGGCCTTAAAGCCCCGCAAAATCGCCATTGGCAGTGACACAACAGCTAAACCCCGCAATCGTGGAGAAAAATTAATCGACGCGAAACCTAGCGGTAAAGGCAAAGCTGCCTAA
- a CDS encoding indoleamine 2,3-dioxygenase: protein MIKDLNHYDMSAERGFLCRHNAGDVTLSGDWAVAAKTALALPQILPSGRVRAHLKSHLPDGDIADQVKELTDAQARAAMVHYSFMVQSYVWGEPDAPTVMPRCLAMPMVALADRLGQQPLLPYSGYVLDNWDRLDRGGPIDLSNIYMIQNFLGGQDENWFVLVHVAIEARAGAVLAAMGPICAAAEQGDIDAVQSGLEDMASVWGDLKAIFDRMPDRCDPYVYFERVRPYIHGWKDNPALPDGIIYEGVEKYGDTPRAFRGQTGSQSSIVPSMDAFLGIGHAADPLRAFLDQLHIYRPPGHRAFIDDVRATSRLRDFISASGHKGLVNAYNANVQAVADFRSRHLEYAASYINKQSKNADGNDTDVGTGGTPFMKYLKKHRDETQANLLTV, encoded by the coding sequence ATGATAAAAGATTTAAACCATTATGATATGTCCGCAGAGCGCGGGTTTTTATGCCGCCATAATGCGGGCGATGTAACTCTGTCGGGGGATTGGGCGGTGGCGGCGAAAACTGCGCTGGCTTTGCCGCAAATCCTGCCGAGCGGTCGGGTGCGCGCCCATTTGAAATCGCATTTGCCAGATGGGGATATTGCGGATCAGGTCAAAGAGCTGACAGATGCCCAAGCCCGCGCGGCCATGGTGCATTATTCGTTTATGGTGCAATCCTATGTCTGGGGTGAACCAGACGCGCCAACGGTTATGCCGCGCTGTTTGGCGATGCCGATGGTGGCGCTGGCCGACCGTTTGGGTCAACAACCGCTGCTGCCTTACAGCGGTTATGTGCTGGATAATTGGGACCGTCTTGACCGGGGTGGCCCGATTGATTTGTCTAATATTTATATGATTCAAAATTTTCTCGGTGGCCAGGATGAAAACTGGTTTGTCCTCGTCCATGTCGCAATAGAGGCCCGTGCGGGCGCTGTGCTGGCGGCGATGGGGCCAATTTGCGCCGCTGCGGAGCAGGGCGATATAGACGCCGTCCAATCAGGGCTAGAGGATATGGCGAGCGTTTGGGGGGACTTAAAAGCCATCTTTGACCGCATGCCAGACCGCTGTGACCCTTATGTCTATTTTGAACGGGTGCGGCCCTATATCCACGGTTGGAAAGATAACCCCGCTTTGCCTGACGGCATTATCTATGAAGGCGTGGAAAAATACGGCGATACCCCGCGTGCGTTTCGGGGTCAGACAGGATCACAAAGCTCTATTGTGCCGTCAATGGATGCCTTTTTGGGCATTGGTCACGCGGCTGATCCGCTGCGCGCATTTCTCGATCAGCTGCATATTTACCGTCCGCCAGGGCACCGCGCTTTTATTGATGATGTGCGGGCGACGTCTCGTCTTCGCGACTTTATCAGCGCCTCTGGGCATAAAGGCCTTGTGAACGCCTATAACGCCAATGTGCAAGCGGTCGCGGATTTCCGCTCCCGCCATTTGGAATATGCGGCCAGCTATATCAATAAACAAAGCAAAAACGCCGACGGCAATGACACGGATGTCGGCACAGGCGGCACACCCTTTATGAAATATCTCAAAAAGCACCGCGACGAAACACAGGCGAATTTATTGACGGTCTAA
- a CDS encoding Lrp/AsnC family transcriptional regulator, whose translation MDKINRNILRELETNGRISNAELSNRVALSPSACLRRVQDLERSGVIKGYRAVIDRKAVGVGITIFVLVGLSAHLRKDALAFEAAMEAAPEVRECHNITGAVEYMLRVEVAGLDAYKAFHANTLGILPQVASITSHISLGSSKDLRG comes from the coding sequence ATGGACAAAATTAACCGCAATATATTGCGTGAGCTTGAGACGAACGGCCGCATCAGCAATGCAGAGCTATCCAATCGCGTGGCGCTGTCCCCATCCGCCTGTCTACGCCGGGTCCAAGACTTAGAACGTAGCGGGGTTATCAAAGGCTACCGCGCCGTGATTGACCGCAAGGCCGTGGGCGTGGGCATTACCATCTTTGTTTTGGTCGGCCTGTCCGCGCATTTACGCAAGGACGCGCTGGCCTTTGAAGCCGCGATGGAGGCCGCGCCCGAAGTGCGCGAATGCCACAATATCACAGGGGCGGTGGAATATATGCTGCGCGTCGAAGTGGCGGGGCTGGACGCTTATAAGGCTTTTCACGCCAATACGCTGGGTATTTTACCGCAAGTGGCGAGCATCACCTCCCATATCTCGCTCGGCTCATCCAAAGATCTACGCGGCTAG